The proteins below come from a single Agrococcus beijingensis genomic window:
- a CDS encoding cytochrome P450, whose protein sequence is MTSNEAPVADWVTIPDLYRDPFPIYERLRAEGGVHWVPAVGRYLITSYAAVHETELDQTVFSANEQGSLQIRAMGHSMLRRDDPEHYLERKAWQPTLRPGVVKRHWRGVFEEVAEQHLDAMIAKGEGADLIWDFAAPFAAESLRRILGLHNATQQDLQRWSQTLIDATGNYADDPEVWAKGKRSFDEVDAVLDEMLPWHAANPNESLLSQLLRIPDYEMPMERIRANVKMTIGGGLNEPRDVLGVAAWGLLAHPEQRRAVEADPSLWHAAFDETLRWIAPIGLYSRQTTREVELTGVRLPAGARLGICILSANRDERVWDDASAFDIRREVKPHLAFSKGVHVCLGAWVARSEIADVALPMLFERLQGLELVPERPAEIGGWVFRGMLQLPVRWSSVTTRTAGGPAPAAAVAAGPAPRIGIVGSGPAGSFTAQALRRRLPGAEIDVLDALPVPYGLIRSGVAADHHGTKSVARQFDRLFLQDGVRFRGNLRVGTGSGADSDGTTPAAGGTSIEALRGAYDAVVLATGLRLDRPLGIPGCEPGRALSGVHGAGRITRLLNAHPDEPAATSLGATTTIVGHGNVAVDVVRLLARDEAELDGTDVDDEARRVLVSELRTIHVVGRSAPTAAKFDPVMVRELAGLAGVAHHVHGADLQLVEPGKDARVDAVRLLDETRPSLPRVTVHWWFGLTPERLEGDGSVERIVFVGADAQAEVSIPTDSVVTAVGFAGDAESLAVPGAHQDGRVEAGLYTAGWLRRGPRGTIPDQRTDARELARTIAEDLETGAVPIGAPGLPEVAGEIGFDGWRRIDVREQLGAAPGRSRAKLRGVAAMLEAAADDTIPLPEITAVADASGDAGSVGRAPVTVLFGTESGGAELVAEELRRTLAARADVVVQDLADITPDDLDASRLHLVVCATYGDGEVPTSARPFHRALAARPDLAGLRYAVFGMGDRSYTKTYSRGSELVDEALAACGAQRLGEYGRHDAGGPVPAAEAAVDWAEGVLSEVLAPVAA, encoded by the coding sequence ATGACGAGCAACGAGGCTCCCGTCGCCGATTGGGTGACGATCCCGGATCTGTACCGCGACCCCTTCCCGATCTACGAGCGCCTGCGCGCCGAGGGCGGCGTGCACTGGGTGCCAGCCGTCGGCCGCTACCTGATCACCTCCTACGCGGCCGTGCACGAGACCGAGCTCGACCAGACCGTCTTCTCGGCGAACGAGCAGGGCTCGCTGCAGATCCGCGCGATGGGGCACTCGATGCTGCGGCGCGACGACCCCGAGCACTACCTCGAGCGCAAGGCCTGGCAGCCGACGCTGCGCCCGGGCGTCGTCAAGCGCCACTGGCGGGGCGTGTTCGAGGAGGTCGCGGAGCAGCACCTCGACGCGATGATCGCGAAGGGGGAGGGCGCCGACCTGATCTGGGACTTCGCGGCGCCGTTCGCCGCCGAGAGCCTGCGTCGGATCCTGGGGCTCCACAACGCCACCCAGCAGGATCTGCAGCGCTGGTCGCAGACCCTCATCGACGCCACCGGCAACTACGCCGACGACCCGGAGGTGTGGGCGAAGGGCAAGCGCTCCTTCGACGAGGTCGACGCGGTGCTCGACGAGATGCTGCCGTGGCACGCGGCCAACCCGAACGAGTCGCTGCTGTCGCAGCTGCTGCGCATCCCCGACTACGAGATGCCGATGGAGCGCATCCGCGCCAACGTCAAGATGACGATCGGCGGCGGGCTGAACGAGCCGCGCGACGTGCTCGGCGTCGCCGCCTGGGGGCTGCTCGCCCACCCCGAGCAGCGCCGCGCCGTCGAGGCCGACCCGAGCCTCTGGCACGCGGCCTTCGACGAGACGCTCCGCTGGATCGCCCCGATCGGCCTCTACTCCCGCCAGACCACCCGCGAGGTCGAGCTCACCGGCGTGCGGCTGCCCGCGGGGGCGCGGCTGGGCATCTGCATCCTCTCCGCCAACCGCGACGAGCGGGTCTGGGACGACGCATCCGCCTTCGACATCCGCCGTGAGGTCAAGCCGCACCTGGCCTTCAGCAAGGGCGTGCACGTGTGCCTCGGCGCCTGGGTCGCGCGCTCCGAGATCGCCGACGTGGCGCTGCCGATGCTGTTCGAACGGCTCCAGGGGCTCGAGCTCGTGCCCGAGCGGCCGGCCGAGATCGGCGGATGGGTCTTCCGCGGCATGCTGCAGCTGCCGGTGCGCTGGTCGTCGGTGACGACGCGCACCGCTGGCGGGCCCGCACCCGCCGCGGCCGTCGCCGCCGGCCCCGCCCCGCGCATCGGCATCGTCGGCTCGGGGCCGGCCGGCAGCTTCACCGCGCAGGCGCTGCGCCGCAGGCTCCCGGGTGCCGAGATCGACGTGCTCGATGCGCTGCCGGTGCCCTACGGGCTGATCCGCTCGGGCGTCGCCGCCGACCACCACGGCACGAAGTCGGTCGCGCGGCAGTTCGACCGGCTGTTCCTGCAGGACGGGGTGCGGTTCCGCGGCAACCTGCGCGTCGGCACGGGCTCCGGTGCGGACTCCGACGGCACGACGCCCGCCGCCGGCGGCACGTCGATCGAGGCGCTCCGAGGCGCCTACGACGCCGTGGTGCTCGCGACCGGGCTGCGGCTCGACCGCCCGCTCGGCATCCCCGGCTGCGAGCCCGGGCGTGCGCTCAGCGGCGTGCACGGCGCCGGTCGCATCACGCGCCTCCTGAACGCGCATCCTGACGAGCCGGCCGCGACCTCCCTCGGCGCGACGACGACCATCGTCGGCCACGGCAACGTCGCCGTGGACGTCGTGCGGCTGCTGGCGCGCGACGAGGCGGAGCTCGACGGCACCGACGTCGACGACGAGGCGCGGCGGGTGCTGGTCTCCGAGCTGCGCACGATCCACGTCGTCGGCCGCAGCGCGCCGACGGCCGCGAAGTTCGACCCCGTCATGGTGCGCGAGCTGGCGGGCCTGGCGGGCGTCGCGCATCACGTGCACGGTGCCGATCTGCAGCTGGTCGAGCCGGGCAAGGACGCCCGCGTCGACGCGGTGCGACTGCTTGACGAGACGCGCCCGAGCCTGCCGCGCGTCACGGTGCACTGGTGGTTCGGCCTCACGCCTGAGCGGCTCGAGGGCGACGGCTCGGTCGAGCGCATCGTGTTCGTCGGTGCCGACGCCCAGGCAGAGGTGTCGATCCCGACCGACTCGGTGGTGACGGCGGTCGGCTTCGCCGGCGACGCCGAGTCGCTCGCCGTGCCCGGTGCTCACCAGGACGGCCGGGTGGAGGCGGGCCTCTACACCGCTGGCTGGCTGCGGCGCGGCCCGCGCGGCACCATCCCCGATCAGCGCACCGATGCCCGCGAGCTCGCGCGCACCATTGCCGAGGATCTCGAGACCGGCGCGGTGCCGATCGGCGCTCCGGGCCTGCCCGAGGTCGCCGGCGAGATCGGCTTCGACGGCTGGCGCCGCATCGACGTGCGCGAGCAGCTCGGCGCCGCGCCCGGGCGCTCGCGGGCGAAGCTGCGCGGTGTCGCCGCCATGCTCGAGGCCGCGGCCGACGACACGATCCCGCTGCCCGAGATCACGGCGGTGGCGGATGCGTCCGGTGACGCCGGCAGCGTCGGGAGGGCGCCGGTGACGGTGCTGTTCGGCACCGAGTCGGGCGGCGCCGAGCTGGTCGCCGAAGAGCTGCGGCGCACCCTCGCGGCTCGAGCGGATGTCGTGGTGCAGGATCTCGCCGACATCACGCCCGACGACCTCGACGCATCCCGACTGCACCTCGTGGTCTGCGCCACCTACGGCGACGGCGAAGTGCCGACGTCGGCGCGGCCGTTCCATCGGGCGCTCGCGGCGCGCCCCGACCTCGCGGGCCTGCGCTACGCCGTGTTCGGCATGGGCGACCGCAGCTACACGAAGACCTACTCGCGCGGCAGCGAGCTCGTCGACGAGGCGCTCGCGGCCTGCGGTGCCCAGCGGCTCGGCGAGTACGGCCGGCACGACGCGGGCGGCCCTGTGCCGGCTGCCGAGGCGGCGGTCGACTGGGCCGAGGGGGTGCTCTCGGAGGTGCTGGCGCCCGTGGCTGCCTAG
- the rimK gene encoding 30S ribosomal protein S6--L-glutamate ligase, with translation MRLAILSRAPRSYSTRRLRAAAVDRGHDVKVLNTLRFAIDLAGDAPDLQFRGRQLTDYDAILPRIGNSITYFGTAVVRQFEQMDVYTPNTANGITNSRDKLRATQILARHDIDMPATTFVRDRADVIPAIERVGGAPVVLKLLEGTQGIGVILAPTIKVAEAIIETLQSTRQQVLIQHFVAESRGRDIRALVVGDRVVAAMRRSAQGDEFRSNVHRGGSVEAVTLDPDYERVAVRAAQIMGLKVAGVDMLEGNDGPLVMEVNSSPGLEGIETATRLDVAGAIIDYIDNQVAFPQIDVRERLSVSTGFGVAELVVHGDADLVGRTLAESGLGARDITVLTLHRGTTVIPTPKGSEVLHAEDRLLCFGRLEEMRSMIPARPKRRARVRKLPKEPMGEA, from the coding sequence ATGAGGCTCGCCATCCTCTCCCGCGCTCCGCGCTCGTACAGCACGAGGCGCCTGCGTGCCGCAGCCGTCGATCGCGGCCACGACGTCAAGGTGCTCAACACCCTGCGCTTCGCGATCGATCTCGCCGGCGACGCGCCCGACCTGCAGTTCCGCGGCCGGCAGCTCACCGACTACGACGCGATCCTGCCGCGCATCGGCAACTCGATCACCTACTTCGGCACCGCCGTCGTGCGGCAGTTCGAGCAGATGGACGTCTACACGCCCAACACGGCCAACGGCATCACCAACTCGCGCGACAAGCTGCGGGCCACCCAGATCCTGGCGCGCCACGACATCGACATGCCGGCGACGACCTTCGTGCGCGACCGCGCCGACGTGATCCCGGCGATCGAGCGGGTCGGCGGCGCCCCCGTGGTGCTGAAGCTGCTCGAGGGCACGCAGGGCATCGGCGTCATCCTCGCGCCCACGATCAAGGTGGCCGAGGCGATCATCGAGACGCTGCAGAGCACGCGGCAGCAGGTGCTGATCCAGCACTTCGTGGCCGAGAGCAGGGGCCGCGACATCCGCGCCCTGGTCGTCGGCGACCGCGTCGTCGCCGCGATGCGGCGCAGCGCGCAGGGCGACGAGTTCCGCTCCAACGTGCACCGCGGCGGCAGCGTCGAGGCGGTCACGCTCGATCCCGACTACGAGCGCGTCGCGGTGCGCGCCGCGCAGATCATGGGCCTCAAGGTCGCCGGCGTCGACATGCTCGAGGGCAATGACGGGCCGCTCGTGATGGAGGTCAACTCCTCCCCGGGCCTCGAGGGCATCGAGACGGCGACGCGGCTCGACGTCGCCGGCGCGATCATCGACTACATCGACAACCAGGTCGCCTTCCCGCAGATCGACGTGCGCGAGCGGCTGAGCGTCTCGACCGGCTTCGGCGTGGCCGAGCTGGTCGTGCACGGCGACGCCGACCTGGTCGGCAGGACGCTCGCCGAGTCGGGCCTCGGCGCCCGCGACATCACCGTGCTGACGCTCCACCGCGGCACCACCGTGATCCCGACGCCGAAGGGCAGCGAGGTGCTGCACGCCGAGGACCGGCTGCTGTGCTTCGGCAGGCTCGAGGAGATGCGCTCGATGATCCCGGCGCGGCCGAAGCGCCGGGCGCGCGTGCGGAAGCTGCCGAAGGAGCCCATGGGCGAGGCCTAG
- a CDS encoding ATP-dependent zinc protease has product MGDDHPGTSASVGWREWIALPDLGVAQVKAKLDTGARTSALHAFDLEEFTRDGAEWVRFSVHPWQRSQADQVVVECPVHDRRVVRSSTGHEQSRIVIRTALALRGRTITTEVTLSRRDEMGFRMLVGREALRQGFVVDASRSYLGGRPARAVRRRNLGRDGA; this is encoded by the coding sequence ATGGGCGACGACCATCCTGGCACCTCGGCGAGCGTCGGGTGGCGCGAGTGGATCGCCCTGCCCGACCTCGGTGTCGCGCAGGTGAAGGCCAAGCTCGACACCGGTGCGCGCACGAGCGCGCTGCACGCCTTCGACCTCGAGGAGTTCACGCGCGACGGCGCCGAGTGGGTGCGCTTCTCGGTGCATCCGTGGCAGCGCTCGCAGGCCGACCAGGTCGTCGTCGAGTGCCCCGTGCACGACCGTCGCGTCGTGCGCTCCTCGACCGGCCACGAGCAGTCGCGCATCGTCATCCGCACAGCACTCGCGCTGCGGGGGCGCACGATCACGACCGAGGTGACCCTCTCGCGACGCGACGAGATGGGGTTCCGGATGCTCGTGGGGCGCGAGGCGCTCCGCCAGGGCTTCGTGGTCGATGCGTCGCGCTCCTACCTCGGCGGGCGCCCCGCGCGCGCCGTTCGGCGACGGAACCTGGGTCGCGATGGCGCGTGA
- a CDS encoding succinylglutamate desuccinylase/aspartoacylase family protein produces MARESFAIGGLRVRPGQAKSVDLPIARLVTGGDVSLPVRVVHGIEPGPAVWLDAAVHGDEVVGVEVIRQVLASVSPRTLRGTLVAVPVVNVLGFMTGDRYLPDRRDLNRSFPGSARGSLASRIAHLLMTEVVGRCDVGIDLHTGSDRRDNLPQIRADLDDPETRRLAEAFGAPVMLHARLRDGSLRQAARDAGAIALLYEGGEALRLEEAPIVAGVAGVLRVLAALGMLDDAPAPEVASATSRSSGWVRSRGEGILHLEVALGDQVVAGQRLGRVADAFSTRGRLVRADRAGLVIGLARAPIVHAGDAVAHIAELLDEPAAPGRLLRRPPEPTC; encoded by the coding sequence ATGGCGCGTGAGTCGTTCGCGATCGGCGGCCTGCGGGTGCGGCCGGGGCAGGCGAAGAGCGTCGACCTGCCGATCGCGCGGCTCGTCACGGGCGGCGACGTCTCGTTGCCGGTGCGCGTCGTGCACGGCATCGAGCCCGGCCCGGCGGTGTGGCTCGACGCGGCCGTGCACGGCGACGAGGTCGTCGGCGTCGAGGTGATCCGCCAGGTGCTGGCGTCGGTCTCGCCGCGCACGCTGCGCGGCACGCTGGTCGCCGTGCCGGTGGTGAACGTGCTCGGCTTCATGACGGGCGACCGCTACCTGCCCGACCGCCGCGACCTGAACCGCTCGTTCCCCGGCTCTGCGCGCGGGTCGCTCGCGAGCCGCATCGCGCACCTGCTGATGACCGAGGTGGTGGGGCGCTGCGATGTGGGCATCGACCTGCACACCGGCTCCGACCGCCGCGACAACCTGCCGCAGATCCGCGCCGACCTCGACGACCCCGAGACGCGCAGGCTCGCCGAGGCGTTCGGGGCGCCGGTGATGCTGCACGCGCGGCTGCGCGACGGCTCGCTGCGGCAGGCCGCCCGCGACGCCGGCGCGATCGCCCTGCTCTACGAGGGCGGAGAGGCGCTGCGCCTCGAGGAGGCGCCGATCGTCGCGGGAGTGGCGGGCGTGCTGCGGGTGCTGGCGGCGCTCGGCATGCTCGACGACGCCCCGGCGCCGGAGGTCGCGTCGGCCACCAGTCGCAGCAGCGGCTGGGTGCGGTCGCGCGGCGAGGGCATCCTGCACCTCGAGGTGGCGCTGGGCGATCAGGTCGTCGCCGGCCAGCGGCTGGGACGGGTGGCGGATGCGTTCAGCACGCGGGGCAGGCTGGTGCGGGCCGATCGGGCCGGGCTGGTCATCGGCCTCGCGCGCGCCCCGATCGTGCACGCGGGCGACGCGGTCGCGCACATCGCCGAGCTGCTCGACGAGCCGGCTGCGCCCGGTCGCCTGCTGCGCCGACCGCCTGAGCCGACCTGCTGA
- a CDS encoding sulfite exporter TauE/SafE family protein — MDLLSFVVALVAVLIGAAGQRMIGMGWGLVVTPAIALVAGPLAAVLVVNLYGAIACIIILPKVWREVDWRRLLWIAIPALALMVPGLLLAKGLDTDVLRIAVGVIAVVGVVISVAFTRTARTHDGPVLRVATGTAIGVLNSSVGMGAPAVGVYSLLSGWQDRTFVATMQPFWVLISGAIVAVRPFVAPEGSPDWPLWAWLVLAVPVVAGVLLGNRLAHLVSRTVVRWAIIGLSVLGGVALIVTGGLGLVG; from the coding sequence GTGGACCTGCTCTCGTTCGTCGTCGCGCTCGTCGCGGTGCTCATCGGCGCCGCCGGGCAGCGCATGATCGGCATGGGCTGGGGCCTGGTGGTCACCCCGGCCATCGCGCTGGTGGCCGGACCGCTGGCGGCGGTGCTGGTCGTGAACCTCTATGGCGCGATCGCCTGCATCATCATCCTGCCGAAGGTCTGGCGCGAGGTCGACTGGCGGCGGCTGCTGTGGATCGCGATCCCGGCGCTGGCGCTGATGGTGCCGGGGTTGCTGCTGGCGAAGGGGCTCGACACCGACGTGCTGCGCATCGCGGTGGGCGTGATCGCCGTCGTCGGCGTCGTGATCAGCGTGGCGTTCACCCGCACCGCGCGCACGCACGACGGCCCGGTGCTGCGCGTCGCGACCGGCACCGCCATCGGCGTGCTCAACTCGAGCGTCGGCATGGGCGCGCCCGCCGTCGGCGTCTACTCGCTGCTGTCGGGCTGGCAGGACCGCACCTTCGTCGCCACCATGCAGCCCTTCTGGGTGCTGATCAGCGGCGCCATCGTGGCGGTGCGGCCGTTCGTCGCGCCCGAGGGATCGCCCGACTGGCCGCTGTGGGCGTGGCTCGTGCTCGCGGTGCCGGTGGTCGCGGGCGTGCTGCTCGGCAACCGGCTCGCGCACCTGGTGAGCCGCACCGTCGTGCGCTGGGCGATCATCGGGCTGTCGGTGCTGGGCGGCGTCGCGCTGATCGTGACCGGCGGGCTCGGGCTGGTCGGCTGA
- a CDS encoding IclR family transcriptional regulator, with product MPTDAETRPDTSGSQTLSRGLTALSLLADHGRQTIQQLADRLGVHRSVAYRLVRTLEEHRLVVRDPAGLLSLGPQLVILARDVEHDLQSASLPHLQQLADELGATAFLAVRDGDDAVTLVTAVPRGVNASVAQHPGHRHPIALGAPGIALQSMLDAATWRALGHDEPMHPEVEVMRRRGWAVSANEVIQGITSVGAPIVSRGSTDASVAVVTVGQPDTDAMGAAVQRTARAIEADLR from the coding sequence ATGCCGACTGACGCCGAGACCCGACCCGACACCTCGGGATCGCAGACGCTCTCGCGCGGCCTGACCGCGCTCTCGCTGCTCGCCGACCACGGCCGCCAGACGATCCAGCAGCTCGCCGACCGGCTGGGCGTGCACCGCTCGGTCGCCTACCGGCTCGTGCGCACGCTCGAGGAGCACCGGCTCGTCGTGCGCGACCCCGCCGGCCTGCTGTCGCTCGGCCCGCAGCTGGTGATCCTCGCCCGCGACGTCGAGCACGACCTGCAGTCGGCCTCCCTCCCCCACCTGCAGCAGCTCGCCGACGAGCTCGGCGCCACCGCGTTCCTCGCGGTGCGCGACGGCGACGACGCCGTCACCCTCGTGACGGCCGTGCCCAGGGGGGTCAACGCATCCGTCGCCCAGCACCCCGGCCACCGCCACCCGATCGCGCTGGGCGCGCCCGGCATCGCCCTGCAGTCGATGCTCGACGCCGCCACCTGGCGCGCGCTCGGCCACGACGAGCCGATGCACCCCGAGGTCGAGGTCATGCGGCGGCGCGGGTGGGCCGTGAGCGCGAACGAGGTGATCCAGGGCATCACGTCGGTCGGCGCACCGATCGTCAGCCGGGGCTCGACGGATGCGTCGGTGGCGGTGGTCACGGTCGGACAGCCCGACACGGATGCGATGGGCGCCGCCGTGCAGCGCACCGCCCGCGCCATCGAAGCCGACCTGCGCTGA
- a CDS encoding MerR family transcriptional regulator: MRSSLLSIGELAAEFGLAAHVLRHWESQGVLEPTSRVGGKRRYDESARMRIGTILRGQDAGMSLAAIRSVLGTSSAAERHAMLADQVSALERRRAELDAALAVIRHLQSCEHSDFAQCPGFRELITAEPQPIAHVPRTRHRATI; encoded by the coding sequence ATGAGGTCAAGTCTGCTGTCGATCGGCGAGCTCGCGGCCGAGTTCGGCCTGGCTGCGCACGTGCTGCGGCACTGGGAGTCGCAGGGCGTGCTCGAGCCCACCAGCCGGGTCGGGGGCAAGCGCCGCTACGACGAGTCGGCGAGGATGCGCATCGGCACGATCCTGCGCGGCCAGGACGCGGGCATGTCGCTCGCGGCGATCCGCTCGGTGCTGGGCACCTCGAGCGCCGCCGAGCGGCACGCGATGCTCGCCGACCAGGTGTCGGCGCTCGAGCGGCGTCGGGCCGAGCTCGACGCGGCGCTTGCGGTGATCCGCCACCTGCAGTCGTGCGAGCACAGCGACTTCGCGCAGTGCCCCGGGTTCCGCGAGCTCATCACCGCCGAGCCACAGCCCATCGCGCACGTGCCGCGGACCCGCCATCGTGCCACTATCTGA
- a CDS encoding NAD(P)/FAD-dependent oxidoreductase translates to MATHDSDPIDCIVLGGGPAGLQAALTLARVHRSVALVDAGPGRNAAAAHMQNVVTRDGTPPATFRGIAREQLEAYSTVRLLDGTAVAAVAGEDDVAVELGDGRRLRARFLVLATGVTDLPLPLPGLAPHWGGQVAHCPFCHGHELGDRVVVLGGEPQREHPVRMMVGVAQHLTWLTDGVRLDPEVADGLRRLGVVVDERRAIDVVERDGRLVGIAVEGGDVVACDGVLAGGAWQQRSTLPAALGCAMLPDGAIEVDELGATSVARVLAAGDAAHRAAAGPGHSVIASAAAGQLAALGVVRALIA, encoded by the coding sequence ATGGCAACCCACGACTCCGATCCCATCGACTGCATCGTGCTCGGCGGCGGCCCCGCGGGCCTGCAGGCCGCGCTCACCCTCGCCCGCGTGCACCGCTCCGTCGCGCTCGTCGACGCGGGGCCGGGGCGCAACGCGGCCGCCGCGCACATGCAGAACGTCGTCACCCGCGACGGCACCCCGCCGGCGACGTTCCGGGGGATCGCCCGAGAGCAGCTCGAGGCCTACAGCACCGTGCGCCTGCTCGACGGCACCGCGGTGGCCGCGGTGGCGGGCGAGGACGACGTGGCGGTCGAGCTCGGCGACGGCCGGCGGCTACGGGCGCGCTTCCTCGTGCTCGCGACCGGCGTGACCGACCTCCCGCTGCCGCTGCCCGGGCTCGCGCCGCACTGGGGCGGGCAGGTCGCGCACTGCCCCTTCTGCCACGGGCACGAGCTGGGCGATCGGGTGGTGGTGCTCGGCGGCGAGCCGCAGCGCGAGCATCCCGTGCGCATGATGGTCGGGGTCGCGCAGCACCTGACCTGGCTGACGGATGGGGTGCGCCTCGACCCCGAGGTCGCCGACGGTCTGCGACGGCTCGGCGTGGTCGTGGACGAGCGTCGCGCCATCGACGTCGTCGAGCGCGATGGCCGGCTCGTGGGGATCGCCGTCGAGGGCGGCGACGTGGTCGCGTGCGACGGCGTGCTGGCAGGCGGGGCCTGGCAGCAGCGGTCGACGCTGCCCGCGGCGCTCGGCTGCGCGATGCTGCCCGACGGCGCCATCGAGGTCGATGAGCTCGGGGCCACGAGCGTCGCGCGCGTGCTCGCCGCCGGGGATGCTGCGCACCGGGCGGCCGCGGGCCCGGGCCACTCGGTGATCGCGAGCGCGGCGGCGGGCCAGCTGGCGGCGCTCGGCGTCGTGCGCGCTCTGATCGCGTAG
- a CDS encoding sulfite exporter TauE/SafE family protein, with protein MIDPTTLLLYAAALFVATVAQRVIGLGFGLVMGPVSVLVAGPIAAVPLNLIFAIIGCGLMLPGVWRDVDWRRLAWLLLPAVPMSVVGLLVARMVPTDALRIAVGLVAIAGVLVSVAFTRTAHTLDGPGTRIATGLAIGGLNAAVGVGAPLVGAYALVSRWDPRVLAATMQPFWVILNAVTLLERQLLVPDGFPAWPWWAWLGAAAAAGLGTLLAHRIADRVPAAVARWTIIVLSLAGGAAVLLGGVLGLVASA; from the coding sequence ATGATCGATCCCACCACGCTGCTGCTCTACGCGGCGGCGCTGTTCGTCGCGACCGTCGCGCAGCGCGTCATCGGCCTCGGCTTCGGCCTCGTCATGGGGCCGGTCTCGGTGCTGGTCGCCGGCCCGATCGCGGCGGTGCCGCTCAACCTGATCTTCGCGATCATCGGCTGCGGCCTGATGCTGCCGGGCGTCTGGCGCGACGTCGACTGGCGCCGCCTCGCGTGGCTGCTGCTGCCCGCGGTGCCGATGAGCGTCGTGGGGCTGCTCGTGGCGCGCATGGTGCCGACGGATGCGCTGCGGATCGCGGTCGGGCTCGTCGCGATCGCGGGCGTGCTGGTCTCGGTCGCCTTCACCCGCACCGCGCACACGCTCGACGGACCCGGCACCCGGATCGCCACCGGGCTGGCGATCGGCGGCCTCAACGCGGCGGTCGGCGTGGGCGCGCCGCTGGTGGGCGCCTACGCGCTGGTGAGCCGCTGGGATCCGCGCGTGCTGGCCGCCACCATGCAGCCGTTCTGGGTGATCCTGAACGCGGTGACGCTGCTCGAGCGGCAGCTGCTCGTGCCCGACGGCTTCCCGGCGTGGCCGTGGTGGGCGTGGCTGGGCGCCGCGGCTGCCGCCGGTCTCGGCACGCTGCTCGCCCACCGCATCGCCGACCGCGTGCCCGCCGCCGTCGCGCGGTGGACGATCATCGTGCTCTCGCTCGCGGGCGGCGCCGCCGTGCTGCTCGGCGGAGTCCTGGGGCTCGTCGCGAGCGCCTGA
- a CDS encoding MBL fold metallo-hydrolase produces the protein MRVTKREHACMILDDEGQQLVIDPGNQTSSFSAPGLVAILITHEHADHWDAPHLEALRKAHPNVPIYGPAGVAAAAEGFDITVVAAGERVTAGPFRLRFLGGTHAEIHRSFPLIDNLGVLVNERFYYPGDSFTTPDVPVELLATPAGAPWLKIGEVMDFVVAVAPRATFAVHDATLSSMGLSLSHARIEGAVEEHGGQHHRLGTGDSVEV, from the coding sequence ATGCGAGTCACCAAGCGAGAGCATGCCTGCATGATCCTCGACGACGAGGGGCAGCAGCTCGTCATCGATCCCGGCAACCAGACGAGCAGCTTCTCGGCGCCCGGCCTGGTGGCGATCCTCATCACCCACGAGCACGCCGACCACTGGGATGCGCCGCACCTCGAAGCGCTGCGGAAGGCCCACCCGAACGTGCCGATCTACGGGCCCGCGGGCGTCGCGGCGGCGGCGGAGGGCTTCGACATCACGGTCGTCGCGGCGGGCGAGCGCGTGACGGCCGGGCCGTTCCGGCTGCGGTTCCTGGGCGGCACCCATGCCGAGATCCACCGCTCGTTCCCGCTCATCGACAACCTCGGCGTGCTCGTCAACGAGCGCTTCTACTACCCGGGCGACTCGTTCACGACGCCCGACGTGCCGGTCGAGCTGCTCGCGACGCCCGCGGGCGCGCCCTGGCTGAAGATCGGCGAGGTGATGGACTTCGTCGTCGCGGTCGCCCCGCGCGCCACCTTCGCCGTGCACGACGCGACGCTCTCGTCGATGGGGCTGAGCCTGTCGCACGCCCGCATCGAGGGCGCGGTCGAGGAGCACGGCGGCCAGCACCACCGCCTGGGCACCGGCGACTCGGTCGAGGTCTGA